The following are encoded together in the Rana temporaria chromosome 12, aRanTem1.1, whole genome shotgun sequence genome:
- the LOC120918407 gene encoding keratin, type I cytoskeletal 19-like yields the protein MSYGGHSSAGSHHGSCHVGSHLSKIPSHTYGVPHGGSSISHHGGSHSSHHHGGSHASHHGGSHSSHHHGGSHASHHGGSHNLHQGGSHTSHHGDSNRFHSTGSHGSHHEGSHATHLGSSHKVHYSNHYRAPSVHGGSGGKGISISKHGHGGAHSSSHKSLHGLFNVNGKETMHHLNDRLASYLDKVRSLEQQNAQLERNIREWYERNQPSTLPDYSCFFRIIQELQGQISSTSVENARIVLQIDNTRLAADDFRNKYEMERQLASSVEADVNGLRILREDLKRDICQLQGQVENLQEELQLMKRNHGEEVNALQSQLGARVNVEMDAAPSTDLNRTLFEIREQYENLMERNLREVETIFRQRTEELNREVASGSEQLQSVQTEVIDLRRTIQTLEIELQSQLSLKSALENTLAETEATFGAQLAQLQCLINNVESQLAQIRSDLERQNQEYTILMDQKTHLEMEIATYKRLLEGHDIQTSSQSFLGDSHGSHHTVKVHHVTSPSHHQHHQSHHQHHNHHNVC from the exons ATGAGTTACGGTGGTCACTCCTCTGCTGGATCACACCATGGAAGCTGCCATGTTGGTAGTCATCTGTCTAAGATCCCAAGCCACACATATGGTGTTCCTCATGGAGGATCTTCAATTAGCCATCATGGAGGATCCCACTCTTCTCATCACCATGGGGGTTCTCATGCTTCTCATCATGGAGGATCCCACTCTTCTCATCACCATGGGGGTTCTCATGCTTCTCATCATGGAGGATCCCATAATTTACATCAAGGAGGCTCCCATACTTCCCACCATGGAGACTCCAACAGATTCCATTCTACAGGTTCTCATGGTTCCCATCATGAAGGATCCCATGCCACCCACCTTGGAAGTTCCCATAAAGTCCATTATAGTAATCACTATAGAGCTCCCAGTGTACATGGAGGATCAGGAGGCAAAGGAATCTCCATATCCAAGCACGGTCATGGTGGTGCTCACAGCAGCAGCCATAAAAGCCTTCATGGTTTGTTCAATGTCAATGGGAAGGAAACcatgcatcatttaaatgatcgcTTGGCTTCCTACTTAGACAAAGTGCGCTCCCTAGAGCAACAGAACGCCCAGCTTGAAAGGAATATCCGGGAGTGGTATGAGAGGAATCAGCCCAGCACTTTACCTGACTACAGCTGCTTCTTCAGAATCATTCAAGAGCTTCAAGGCCAG ATTTCCTCAACTTCTGTGGAAAATGCCAGGATTGTATTACAAATAGACAACACTCGTCTAGCAGCAGATGACTTCAGAAACAA GTATGAAATGGAACGCCAACTGGCAAGCAGTGTTGAGGCTGATGTGAATGGACTTCGTATACTCCGGGAAGACCTTAAGAGGGACATATGTCAGCTACAGGGACAAGTAGAAAACCTTCAGGAAGAACTGCAGCTAATGAAGAGGAACCATGGGGAG GAAGTCAACGCTTTACAATCTCAGTTGGGTGCCAGGGTCAATGTGGAAATGGATGCTGCTCCATCGACTGATCTGAATAGAACCTTGTTTGAGATCAGAGAGCAGTATGAGAATCTAATGGAGCGGAATCTGAGAGAGGTGGAAACTATTTTCCGACAACGG ACTGAGGAACTGAATCGTGAAGTTGCTTCTGGTTCTGAACAACTCCAGTCTGTGCAAACTGAAGTTATTGACTTGAGACGTACCATCCAAACCTTGGAAATCGAACTGCAAAGCCAGCTCAGCTTG aaatcagCTCTAGAAAACACCTTGGCAGAGACAGAAGCCACATTTGGGGCTCAACTTGCCCAATTACAATGTTTGATCAACAATGTAGAGTCCCAGCTGGCCCAGATCCGATCTGACCTGGAACGTCAGAATCAGGAATACACGATCCTGATGGACCAAAAGACTCATCTGGAGATGGAGATCGCCACCTATAAGCGCCTATTGGAGGGTCATGATATCCA AACTTCAAGTCAAAGTTTTCTAGGAGACAGCCATG GATCTCACCACACAGTGAAAGTTCACCATGTGACTAGCCCCAGTCATCATCAACATCATCAAAGTCATCATCAACATCATAATCACCATAATGTTTGCTAA